CCTTCTCAAATAACGTCATACGTTGTAAGGTTTCCATATCATATTTTACTTTCATTTTGTTGAACTTGTTTGACTTATGAAAATATTTTTTATTTTCATTTTGTTAAACTTTGTTTGACTTATGAAAATATTTTTTATTTTCATTTTGTTAAACTTTGTTTGACTTATGAAAATATTTTTTATTTTCATTTTGTTGCCTATAGGCGATATTTGAAAACATCTTGTTTTCATTTTGCAATACCCACAACTGACACGAGGAAAGGCTTTTTGCATTGCGTTCCTAATTCGTCACAGTTAATGGTTAATTTTTCTACTGGAACATCCACTAGTTTTGCGTAGTGGTTAATATCATCCTCGATGATTTCGGGACAATTTGAAGCTAAATAAATTGTATGCACAGTTACTTTTCGCAGTGCTTTTATAGTCTGCTTAGTACCTATAATTAATTTGTCGTTTTTTAATCCTAATTTAATGTCGTCCATTGTTCCATTCACCGCTCCAAACACCAGCAGAAATGTACTTGTGTTCTTCTCCAAGACCCGAATACCAGACCTTGCAGATGATTGGTTATACTCCAGCGAATCAAGTTTGCTTTATAAAGCTTTGTGTAACTAGGCGTTTCACCTCATTTTTTTCGTGATGCAAAGAACTTTTGTGCGCGCTACACAGCAAATAACTATCACAAAAAGGGCATAAATAATGTTTACGTTAAGAAACAACTTTTTTGCGTGTGACTGCTTTTTTTGACTTTGTTGAATGCGCCGCATAATCATCCATCGCTTCTTGAAATTTTTTTCGACGAATTAAAATAAGCTCACTATTTAAAATAAGATTATATT
This genomic window from Candidatus Woesearchaeota archaeon contains:
- a CDS encoding ribosomal L7Ae/L30e/S12e/Gadd45 family protein, yielding MDDIKLGLKNDKLIIGTKQTIKALRKVTVHTIYLASNCPEIIEDDINHYAKLVDVPVEKLTINCDELGTQCKKPFLVSVVGIAK